Proteins encoded in a region of the Cytobacillus pseudoceanisediminis genome:
- a CDS encoding bifunctional 2-keto-4-hydroxyglutarate aldolase/2-keto-3-deoxy-6-phosphogluconate aldolase, whose translation MNLKIEKLNQLVESKVVAVVRGKTPEAAISISEAAIEGGFRAIEVTYTTPAAEKVFEALRGSDGVIGAGTVLDSETARHAILNGAEFVVSPHFDKNIALICNRYSIPYLPGCMTITEIMTALEYGCDIVKLFPANRFDPSFIGAVNGPLPQVRIMPTGGVNLDNVGAWLEAGAVAAGIGSDLNKAYKAGGKESVKALCEKYVEAINGGTEK comes from the coding sequence ATGAACTTAAAAATAGAGAAACTTAATCAGCTGGTAGAATCAAAAGTGGTTGCAGTTGTGCGAGGAAAAACACCTGAAGCAGCGATTAGTATTTCTGAAGCAGCTATTGAAGGCGGATTTCGTGCTATTGAAGTGACTTATACTACACCTGCAGCGGAAAAAGTGTTTGAGGCTTTAAGAGGTTCAGACGGTGTAATCGGTGCTGGGACAGTTCTGGATTCGGAAACAGCCCGACATGCCATTTTAAATGGGGCGGAATTTGTTGTGAGTCCGCATTTTGATAAGAATATAGCCTTGATTTGCAATCGCTACAGCATTCCATACCTTCCTGGATGCATGACCATAACTGAAATCATGACAGCACTCGAATATGGCTGCGACATTGTAAAGCTGTTTCCGGCCAATCGTTTTGATCCATCATTTATAGGTGCAGTCAATGGTCCCCTGCCCCAGGTGCGAATCATGCCCACTGGCGGGGTGAATTTAGATAATGTAGGTGCGTGGCTTGAAGCTGGCGCTGTCGCAGCCGGAATTGGAAGTGACTTAAACAAGGCATACAAAGCTGGCGGTAAAGAATCAGTAAAAGCACTTTGTGAAAAATATGTCGAAGCTATAAATGGAGGCACCGAAAAATGA
- a CDS encoding SIS domain-containing protein translates to MDTILTILKEMRAVCTHVDKNEYGSFVALLKSDARFFFTGEGRSGLVAKAIAMRLMHSGKTVYVLGETTTPAIQENDILIVLSGSAKTGQTISFSENAFKAGAKVFLITTDKEAIHQPCFTGECRFLRQQNTAFQENQIRFSL, encoded by the coding sequence ATGGATACGATTCTTACAATTCTTAAAGAAATGAGAGCAGTATGCACACATGTCGATAAGAACGAATACGGCTCTTTCGTAGCACTTTTAAAGAGTGACGCTCGTTTCTTCTTTACTGGGGAAGGCCGTTCAGGCCTAGTGGCAAAGGCGATTGCCATGCGTCTTATGCATAGCGGAAAAACAGTCTATGTTTTGGGAGAAACGACAACACCGGCCATACAGGAGAACGATATACTAATCGTTTTATCTGGCTCAGCCAAAACAGGACAGACCATAAGTTTTTCTGAAAACGCCTTCAAGGCGGGGGCGAAAGTATTTCTGATCACAACTGACAAAGAGGCTATTCACCAGCCATGCTTTACGGGGGAATGCAGATTCCTGCGGCAACAAAATACCGCCTTTCAGGAGAACCAGATACGATTCAGCCTCTAG
- the uxuA gene encoding mannonate dehydratase: MNMTFRWYGRDNDTVTLEQVKQIPNVKGIVWALHRKPVGEVWETDEIKSEVEYIKSFGFHADVVESVNIHESIKLGNNERDLFIENYKKTIRNLGEFGVKVICYNFMPVFDWTRTDLYRSLPDGSTALFYEKNKVEELDPQDLIKTVSEASDLTLPGWEPEKMSRIQELFAAYQHVSAEDLWENLSYFLQEILPVAEEAGIKMAIHPDDPPWSIFGLPRIMTGDESLQKLLSISDSPSNGITFCTGSLGANPQNDMVELARKFAERSPFAHIRNVKIFENGDFIETSHLTADGSINIKGVVKELSEIQYEGYVRPDHGRHLWGEECRPGYGLYDRALGIMYLHGLWDAYQSEK; the protein is encoded by the coding sequence ATGAATATGACCTTTCGCTGGTATGGCAGGGATAATGATACTGTAACCCTTGAGCAAGTAAAACAGATTCCCAATGTGAAAGGAATCGTTTGGGCCCTTCACAGAAAACCTGTCGGGGAAGTCTGGGAGACAGACGAGATCAAATCTGAAGTTGAGTATATAAAGTCCTTTGGGTTTCATGCAGATGTAGTGGAAAGTGTTAATATACATGAATCTATTAAGTTGGGAAACAATGAAAGGGATTTATTTATAGAAAATTATAAAAAAACCATTCGGAACCTGGGTGAATTTGGGGTTAAAGTTATTTGTTATAACTTCATGCCTGTCTTTGATTGGACACGAACTGACTTATACCGCTCACTTCCAGATGGCTCAACGGCATTATTTTATGAAAAGAACAAAGTGGAAGAACTGGATCCGCAAGATTTAATCAAAACGGTTTCCGAGGCTTCTGATCTGACTCTGCCTGGCTGGGAGCCAGAGAAAATGTCACGGATTCAAGAGCTATTTGCAGCGTATCAGCATGTAAGTGCAGAGGACTTATGGGAAAACCTGAGCTATTTCTTACAGGAAATTTTGCCAGTGGCAGAAGAAGCAGGCATCAAGATGGCTATCCACCCGGATGATCCGCCATGGTCTATTTTTGGCCTGCCGCGAATCATGACGGGAGATGAAAGTCTGCAGAAGCTCCTTTCTATCTCTGATTCACCTTCCAACGGCATTACTTTTTGCACGGGATCGCTAGGGGCCAACCCGCAAAACGATATGGTTGAACTCGCAAGAAAATTTGCCGAAAGGTCACCATTTGCACATATCCGAAATGTAAAGATTTTCGAGAACGGTGATTTTATTGAAACTTCTCATTTAACAGCAGATGGTTCCATCAATATTAAAGGGGTCGTCAAGGAGTTATCTGAGATTCAATATGAGGGGTACGTGCGTCCTGACCACGGCAGGCATCTTTGGGGTGAAGAATGCAGACCAGGTTACGGATTATATGACCGGGCTCTTGGAATCATGTATCTTCACGGATTATGGGATGCCTATCAATCTGAGAAATAA
- a CDS encoding TRAP transporter substrate-binding protein: MKLKWLSGVLAATLMLSACGSGGSNGASGEKQEGEVIKWKFGHLADENHIWHKTAEEFADLVNEKTEGQIEIQIFPNNSLGGETDTINAIQAGTADLVISGETMQNWAPKAALMAVPYAFRDLDHVKTVVEGEIGEEIEKEITEKVGLTPLYYHTRAPRNLTSSEPIESPSDLKGFSMRVPNVPLFLKVWEAAGAKPQVMDFNEVFTGLQQGVIKGQENPVDLIQSGGLYEVQKYVNRTEHVYSWIYILIGNKQFEALNDEQKKAVTEAAAEAQAFGEKLYDEEISKIESELESEGMEFVEVDQDAFREKMQPAIKDSLKPEQYELYEKILEVE; encoded by the coding sequence ATGAAATTGAAGTGGTTATCTGGTGTTTTAGCAGCGACATTGATGCTTAGTGCCTGCGGTTCGGGCGGTTCTAATGGGGCAAGCGGCGAGAAGCAAGAGGGAGAAGTAATCAAGTGGAAGTTTGGCCACTTGGCAGATGAGAATCACATTTGGCATAAAACGGCTGAGGAATTTGCAGATCTGGTTAATGAAAAAACAGAAGGGCAAATTGAAATTCAGATATTCCCGAATAACTCTCTTGGCGGAGAAACAGATACAATCAATGCCATTCAGGCGGGTACAGCTGACTTGGTTATTTCTGGTGAAACCATGCAAAACTGGGCACCTAAGGCTGCTTTAATGGCAGTACCGTATGCCTTCCGTGATCTTGACCATGTAAAAACGGTTGTAGAAGGGGAAATCGGTGAAGAAATTGAGAAGGAAATCACTGAAAAAGTTGGCTTGACTCCTTTGTATTATCATACACGTGCTCCACGTAACTTGACTTCAAGTGAGCCAATTGAGTCACCATCTGATTTAAAGGGTTTTTCTATGCGTGTGCCAAATGTTCCATTGTTCCTGAAAGTCTGGGAAGCCGCAGGTGCTAAGCCGCAGGTTATGGACTTCAATGAAGTATTTACTGGCCTCCAGCAAGGAGTTATTAAAGGACAGGAAAATCCGGTTGATTTAATACAGAGCGGCGGGTTGTATGAAGTTCAAAAGTATGTGAATCGTACAGAGCATGTATATTCATGGATTTATATCCTAATTGGCAACAAGCAGTTTGAGGCCTTGAATGATGAACAGAAAAAAGCAGTGACAGAAGCAGCTGCAGAAGCGCAGGCATTTGGAGAAAAACTTTATGATGAAGAAATTTCCAAGATAGAGTCTGAGCTTGAAAGTGAAGGAATGGAGTTTGTTGAAGTTGACCAGGATGCCTTCCGTGAAAAAATGCAGCCTGCGATTAAAGATAGCCTTAAGCCAGAACAGTATGAGCTTTATGAAAAAATTCTAGAGGTAGAATAA
- a CDS encoding zinc-binding alcohol dehydrogenase family protein: protein MKAVQIPSAMEMEVIDIEKPVIRNPDEVLVKVKRVGICGSDMHIYHGTNPLATYPRIVGHEVAGEVVEVGSNVSGMKPGDHVVVEPIRYCGECYACRKGRPNVCQSLSVFGVHEDGGLREFFVLPENQLHVVNSSLEWDEIVLAEPYTIGAQAVWRGAVGEGDTVFIQGSGPIGICILKMAKLQGARVIISDLKQERLAFAKENGADEIINASEESVEDRVLELTDGEGPNVVIDAVCLPSTFELGVNLVSPAGTVVVLGFDERPSSIPQLPITKKEVTIVGSRLQTNQFEKVVSLLNVEKLQSNGFITHHFPISEVQEAFRYVEKNPDQVRKAVIVFD from the coding sequence ATGAAAGCAGTACAAATTCCAAGTGCAATGGAAATGGAAGTCATTGATATAGAAAAACCAGTTATCCGCAATCCTGATGAGGTTCTAGTAAAAGTTAAAAGAGTTGGAATATGCGGGTCTGATATGCATATTTACCATGGGACAAATCCACTTGCAACCTACCCAAGAATTGTTGGCCATGAAGTGGCAGGAGAAGTCGTTGAAGTCGGGTCAAATGTTTCAGGAATGAAACCAGGTGACCATGTTGTAGTGGAGCCAATCCGCTATTGCGGAGAGTGCTACGCATGCCGAAAAGGACGCCCGAATGTATGTCAGTCTTTATCTGTTTTTGGTGTTCATGAAGATGGAGGGTTGCGGGAATTCTTTGTACTGCCTGAAAATCAGCTTCATGTTGTGAATTCATCATTAGAATGGGATGAAATTGTATTGGCTGAACCCTACACCATTGGAGCTCAGGCTGTATGGCGCGGGGCCGTTGGAGAAGGAGATACTGTATTCATCCAGGGAAGCGGCCCGATAGGCATATGCATTTTAAAAATGGCGAAGCTGCAGGGTGCAAGGGTTATTATCAGTGATTTGAAGCAGGAACGACTAGCATTTGCCAAGGAAAATGGGGCAGATGAAATCATTAATGCATCGGAAGAGTCTGTAGAAGATCGGGTATTGGAATTGACAGATGGTGAAGGACCAAATGTAGTGATTGATGCAGTATGTCTGCCTTCTACCTTTGAGCTTGGCGTAAATCTTGTATCACCTGCCGGCACGGTAGTTGTTCTGGGGTTTGATGAACGGCCATCCTCTATTCCGCAATTGCCAATAACGAAAAAAGAAGTAACTATTGTCGGTTCGCGGCTCCAGACAAACCAATTTGAAAAGGTTGTATCTCTGCTGAATGTAGAAAAACTTCAATCAAACGGTTTTATTACCCACCATTTTCCGATAAGTGAAGTGCAGGAAGCATTCCGATATGTAGAGAAGAATCCTGACCAGGTTCGAAAAGCAGTTATTGTTTTCGATTAA
- a CDS encoding SDR family oxidoreductase yields MFPIHGNLNGKTAVITGGSGVLCSEMARELARHGVKVAILNRTAEKGAAVSAEIEKAGGTAIAVAADVLDRESLEKAREEVISHFGRVDILINGAGGNHPDAITSVETHNVEPSSEKSFFDMDERGFSQVFASNFTGTFLASQVFGKELLKQESPIIINISSMSSYSPMTKVPAYSAAKSAINNFTMWMAVHFAETGLRVNAIAPGFFLTTQNRNLLLNQDGSHTARSEKIIAHTPMKRFGQPKDLLGVLLWLADEEYSGFVTGVTVPVDGGFMAYSGV; encoded by the coding sequence ATGTTTCCAATACACGGAAATTTAAATGGAAAAACAGCTGTAATTACGGGCGGAAGCGGCGTGCTATGCTCGGAAATGGCCAGGGAGCTCGCAAGACATGGGGTGAAAGTGGCCATTCTTAATCGTACGGCAGAAAAGGGAGCTGCAGTATCAGCCGAAATTGAGAAAGCAGGGGGGACAGCGATTGCTGTTGCAGCAGACGTCTTAGATCGTGAATCCCTGGAAAAGGCAAGGGAAGAAGTGATCAGCCACTTTGGCAGGGTGGATATATTAATTAACGGTGCAGGCGGGAATCACCCGGATGCCATTACTTCTGTAGAAACCCATAATGTGGAGCCTTCTTCTGAAAAGTCCTTCTTTGATATGGATGAGAGAGGCTTCTCCCAAGTATTTGCCAGCAACTTTACCGGAACTTTTTTAGCCAGCCAGGTTTTTGGCAAAGAACTGTTAAAGCAGGAATCGCCTATCATTATTAATATCTCATCAATGAGTTCCTACTCACCAATGACAAAAGTGCCTGCCTATAGTGCAGCCAAATCAGCCATTAACAATTTTACAATGTGGATGGCTGTACATTTCGCAGAAACAGGTTTGCGGGTAAATGCAATTGCACCGGGCTTTTTCTTAACAACTCAGAACCGCAATTTATTATTGAATCAAGATGGTTCCCATACGGCCAGGTCAGAGAAAATTATTGCTCATACACCAATGAAAAGGTTTGGCCAGCCGAAGGATTTGCTTGGTGTACTGCTGTGGCTGGCTGACGAAGAATACTCGGGTTTTGTAACAGGTGTTACAGTACCAGTTGACGGCGGATTTATGGCATACTCAGGAGTTTAA
- a CDS encoding TRAP transporter large permease encodes MMAAILFFSFIILIFLGVPVAFSLGLSSLFYLILADIPLSIIPQKMFGGLNSFVLLCIPGFILAGNLMNAGGITDRIIQFANNCFGHIRGGLGLANVGSSMGFAGISGTALADTASIGAILIPAMKKEGYGAGFSAAVTASSSTVGPIIPPSLPMIIVGTLASVSIGDLFLAGALPGLLLGLGLMIPTYIISVKRNYPKGERKSLKEIWKSFTGAFWALFMTVIIMYGILGGYFTPTEASVIAVLYAFVIGIFVYKELPIKKIPEIMLSSMTGTASIMLLVGFANLFGWIMVSEQIPQMVADAILGISSNPIVVILLINLLLLFVGTFMETIAALVILFPVLLPVAASIGMDPVQFGVMMVLNLVIGLVTPPVGVCLFVASQIGKISIGKTAKELLPFLGVSLAVLMLVAFVPQISLFLPSLFE; translated from the coding sequence ATGATGGCAGCCATTTTGTTTTTCTCGTTCATAATCCTGATATTCCTAGGCGTGCCAGTAGCATTCAGCCTTGGCCTATCTTCACTTTTTTATTTAATACTGGCTGATATCCCGTTAAGCATCATTCCGCAAAAAATGTTTGGAGGGCTAAACTCCTTTGTTTTGCTCTGTATCCCCGGGTTTATTCTGGCAGGAAACTTAATGAATGCTGGCGGTATTACAGATCGCATCATTCAGTTTGCAAATAATTGCTTCGGCCATATCCGAGGGGGACTTGGCTTAGCGAATGTAGGATCATCGATGGGGTTTGCAGGTATTTCAGGTACAGCTTTGGCAGACACAGCCAGTATAGGAGCTATTCTTATTCCTGCTATGAAAAAAGAAGGGTACGGAGCAGGTTTTTCTGCAGCTGTAACGGCATCTTCATCAACAGTTGGCCCGATTATTCCTCCGTCTCTTCCGATGATTATTGTCGGGACACTTGCATCAGTATCTATTGGCGATCTGTTTTTGGCTGGTGCCCTGCCAGGGTTATTACTTGGCCTGGGATTAATGATTCCAACCTATATTATTTCTGTTAAAAGAAATTATCCAAAAGGGGAAAGAAAGTCACTAAAGGAAATATGGAAAAGCTTCACTGGGGCGTTCTGGGCACTATTTATGACAGTTATCATTATGTATGGAATTCTCGGAGGCTACTTCACACCGACTGAAGCGTCTGTCATTGCAGTATTGTATGCCTTTGTTATTGGAATCTTCGTTTATAAAGAGCTTCCCATTAAAAAAATTCCGGAAATTATGCTTTCTTCCATGACAGGTACGGCTTCTATCATGCTTCTCGTAGGTTTTGCAAACCTTTTTGGCTGGATTATGGTAAGTGAGCAGATTCCACAAATGGTTGCAGATGCAATTCTCGGAATCTCGTCAAACCCAATTGTCGTTATTTTATTGATTAACTTGCTGTTATTGTTTGTTGGAACGTTCATGGAGACGATTGCGGCTCTAGTCATTCTGTTCCCGGTGTTATTACCGGTAGCTGCTTCCATTGGTATGGATCCGGTTCAATTTGGGGTCATGATGGTATTAAACCTTGTTATTGGCCTAGTAACGCCTCCTGTTGGTGTTTGTCTATTTGTAGCATCACAAATCGGCAAGATCTCAATTGGAAAAACAGCAAAAGAATTACTGCCATTCTTAGGAGTCAGTCTGGCTGTCTTAATGCTTGTGGCTTTTGTGCCGCAAATCTCACTGTTTCTTCCAAGTTTATTTGAATAG
- a CDS encoding TRAP transporter small permease, giving the protein MKIRIWLDRILAFLTVISFSGVIIVVTIQIMSRYLPYTAIWTEELTRYLFIYSICFGAPLALLRGEFINVDLILTKMSHAFRRYYEIGIYLLIILLSGVLVKEGWFFTQLGENQTSATMPFQMSVIHAAIFIMSAFLLLYSIVKIIRLIRNEEDFNSQMGGGEL; this is encoded by the coding sequence ATGAAAATACGAATTTGGCTTGACCGAATATTAGCCTTCTTGACTGTTATAAGTTTTTCCGGGGTTATTATCGTGGTTACCATTCAAATCATGTCGCGCTATCTTCCCTACACAGCAATTTGGACGGAAGAGCTTACGCGCTATTTGTTTATATACTCCATTTGCTTTGGGGCACCGCTAGCTTTGCTTCGAGGCGAGTTTATTAATGTAGATCTGATTCTTACAAAAATGTCACATGCTTTTCGCCGGTATTATGAAATTGGAATTTATTTGCTGATTATATTGTTAAGCGGGGTTCTCGTTAAAGAAGGATGGTTCTTTACACAGCTAGGGGAAAATCAGACTTCAGCCACAATGCCTTTTCAAATGTCGGTAATCCACGCTGCAATATTTATCATGAGTGCATTTTTATTATTGTATTCAATTGTCAAAATCATTAGGCTAATCCGAAATGAAGAAGATTTTAATTCACAAATGGGTGGTGGGGAGCTATGA
- the allD gene encoding ureidoglycolate dehydrogenase, with protein sequence MSTVTIHHEEAKKLVVQKLTDAGLLHEHAEKVAEILVHADLRNVNSHGVLRTEHYVNRLNAGGINPAAEISFNKTGPVTGVVDGDDGFGHVIADEAMNHAIQMAKENGVGMVTAINSSHCGALSYFVQNAAEENLIGIAMTHTDKIVVPFGGKDAFLGTNPIAYGVPAKTQKPFILDMATSNVALGKILQYKEEGKEIPKGWGVDENGETVTDPSKVVSLSPFGGPKGYGLSMIVDIFSGLLAGAAFGPHVAKMYGDLDKKRKLGHYFCAINPAFFTDAEAFLENMDQMMEEIRQAPPAPGFKSVLVPGEIEQMNEERNLEKGITIASTVHQFLTN encoded by the coding sequence ATGTCTACTGTGACAATTCATCATGAAGAAGCCAAGAAGCTAGTAGTTCAGAAATTAACAGATGCTGGCTTGCTGCATGAACATGCAGAAAAAGTTGCGGAAATCCTGGTTCATGCGGATTTAAGAAATGTTAATTCACATGGTGTACTTCGTACTGAACATTATGTGAACCGTTTAAATGCGGGAGGTATCAATCCCGCTGCCGAGATTTCATTCAATAAAACTGGTCCTGTGACAGGGGTAGTCGATGGGGATGACGGATTTGGACACGTCATTGCAGATGAAGCCATGAATCATGCCATCCAGATGGCAAAGGAAAATGGTGTGGGAATGGTCACAGCCATTAACAGCAGCCATTGCGGGGCACTTAGCTATTTTGTTCAAAATGCCGCAGAGGAAAACCTGATTGGAATTGCGATGACACATACCGATAAAATTGTCGTGCCATTTGGAGGCAAAGATGCTTTCCTTGGAACCAATCCGATTGCCTATGGTGTACCGGCAAAAACACAGAAGCCATTCATCCTGGATATGGCAACATCGAATGTAGCTCTGGGGAAAATCCTTCAATATAAAGAAGAAGGAAAAGAAATTCCAAAAGGATGGGGTGTAGACGAGAATGGGGAAACCGTAACAGATCCTTCCAAAGTCGTTTCACTTTCTCCGTTTGGCGGGCCTAAGGGCTATGGACTATCAATGATTGTCGACATCTTCTCGGGTTTGCTTGCAGGTGCAGCTTTTGGGCCGCATGTAGCCAAGATGTATGGAGACCTGGATAAGAAGCGGAAGCTTGGCCATTATTTCTGTGCAATTAATCCAGCATTCTTCACGGATGCAGAAGCATTCCTGGAAAATATGGATCAAATGATGGAGGAAATCCGTCAGGCCCCTCCAGCTCCGGGTTTTAAAAGTGTTCTTGTGCCAGGTGAAATTGAACAAATGAATGAAGAAAGAAACCTTGAAAAAGGGATAACAATTGCTTCAACGGTCCATCAGTTTTTAACAAACTAA
- a CDS encoding sugar kinase yields MSSPFKVLTIGDAMITLNPAVKGPLRYVTQFERKVGGAELNFAIGCARLGLDSKWISRLGEDEFGRVIYNFARGEGVDVSGVDFVSGCPTSLNFKEINEDGSGKTFYYRYNSPILTLTPEMIQEELFENVDLVHLTGVFLAIDSKNIETAAKVIEVAKQKKIPISFDPNIRLKLWSIEEARKAYKEILPHVDILLTGLEEIRLISGMEEEDELALFAREYGIRDLVLKDGANGSKLFRNGDWTRAESFRVTPVDTVGAGDGFDAGYIYGWLNGFSKERLLQFANGVGALVTTVSGDNEGLPYLSEVNAFINNDLIVER; encoded by the coding sequence ATGTCATCACCATTCAAAGTTTTAACAATCGGAGATGCCATGATAACACTGAACCCAGCTGTAAAAGGACCACTTAGATATGTCACCCAGTTTGAACGCAAGGTGGGCGGTGCAGAACTTAACTTTGCCATTGGATGTGCAAGGCTTGGGTTAGACAGCAAGTGGATTAGCCGGCTGGGGGAAGATGAGTTTGGCAGAGTCATATATAACTTCGCTCGGGGAGAGGGCGTAGATGTATCGGGTGTGGATTTTGTAAGCGGCTGCCCGACATCACTTAACTTTAAGGAAATTAATGAGGATGGATCAGGCAAGACATTCTATTACCGATATAACTCGCCTATCTTAACCTTGACACCGGAAATGATTCAGGAAGAACTGTTTGAAAATGTAGATCTTGTCCATCTTACAGGTGTTTTCCTTGCTATTGATTCAAAGAACATCGAAACTGCCGCAAAAGTGATTGAAGTCGCAAAACAAAAAAAGATTCCAATCTCCTTTGATCCAAATATCAGACTGAAGCTTTGGTCGATTGAAGAAGCGAGAAAAGCATATAAAGAAATTCTTCCGCATGTTGATATCCTGCTGACTGGATTAGAAGAGATCAGGCTAATAAGCGGAATGGAAGAAGAAGATGAACTTGCACTTTTTGCCAGAGAATATGGCATTAGGGATTTGGTCTTAAAGGATGGCGCTAATGGATCAAAGCTATTCCGGAATGGCGATTGGACACGGGCAGAAAGCTTCCGTGTGACTCCTGTTGATACTGTCGGAGCCGGGGATGGATTCGATGCGGGATACATTTATGGCTGGCTGAACGGCTTCAGCAAGGAAAGACTGCTTCAATTTGCTAATGGCGTAGGTGCTCTGGTTACAACCGTCTCAGGAGATAATGAAGGTCTTCCTTATCTTAGTGAAGTAAACGCATTTATTAATAATGACCTTATTGTTGAAAGATAA
- a CDS encoding CTP synthase has product MTKYIFVTGGVVSSLGKGITAASLGRLLKNRGLTVTIQKFDPYINVDPGTMSPYQHGEVFVTGDGAETDLDLGHYERFVDINLTKYSSVTTGKIYSTVLRKERRGDYNGGTVQVIPHITNEIKDKVFRAGHETNSDVVITEIGGTVGDIESLPFLEAIRQIKSDIGRDNVMYIHCTLVPYIKAAGEMKTKPTQHSVKELRSLGIQPNVIVLRTEMPISQDMKDKIALFCDIDKEAVIEATDADTLYSIPLSLQDQKLDEIVCKHLKLNCGEADMTEWKQLVDKVLNLSRKTRIALVGKYVELQDAYISVVEALKHAGYAFDSDIEIKWINSEEVDSSNVNELLQDADGILVPGGFGDRGIEGKILAIQYARENKRPFLGICLGMQLASIEFARNVLGLEGAHSAEIAPETPHPIIDLLPEQKDIEDLGGTLRLGLQACKLNEETKAFEAYQDEVVYERHRHRYEFNNHYRQDMEKAGFVFSGTSPDGRLVEIIEVKDHPWFVASQFHPEFISRPTRPQPLFREFVGASLKFSEKL; this is encoded by the coding sequence ATGACTAAGTATATTTTTGTTACGGGCGGAGTTGTTTCGTCACTAGGAAAAGGAATCACGGCAGCATCACTTGGCCGCTTATTGAAAAACAGAGGGTTAACGGTTACGATTCAGAAATTCGACCCTTACATAAATGTGGATCCGGGAACAATGAGCCCGTACCAGCATGGTGAGGTGTTTGTAACAGGTGACGGCGCGGAGACTGACCTGGACTTAGGTCACTATGAGCGTTTTGTTGATATTAACCTGACTAAGTACAGCAGTGTAACAACTGGTAAAATTTACTCAACTGTCCTAAGAAAAGAGCGCCGCGGCGACTATAACGGCGGAACGGTACAGGTTATTCCGCATATCACAAATGAAATCAAGGATAAGGTTTTCCGTGCAGGCCATGAAACGAATTCTGATGTGGTCATCACAGAAATCGGCGGAACAGTAGGGGATATTGAGTCACTTCCATTCCTTGAAGCGATCCGCCAGATTAAGAGCGATATCGGCCGCGATAATGTGATGTACATTCACTGTACATTGGTTCCTTATATCAAGGCAGCAGGTGAAATGAAAACAAAGCCTACACAGCACAGTGTGAAAGAACTGAGAAGCCTTGGCATTCAGCCAAACGTCATCGTTCTTCGTACAGAAATGCCAATTTCCCAGGATATGAAGGATAAAATTGCGCTATTCTGTGATATCGATAAAGAAGCAGTTATTGAAGCAACAGATGCGGATACATTATATTCTATACCACTATCTCTTCAAGATCAGAAGCTTGATGAAATTGTCTGCAAGCATTTGAAGCTGAATTGCGGAGAAGCGGACATGACAGAGTGGAAGCAGCTGGTCGACAAGGTTCTGAACCTTTCCAGAAAAACCAGAATTGCCCTTGTCGGTAAATATGTTGAATTGCAGGATGCTTACATTTCAGTCGTCGAAGCCCTAAAACATGCGGGTTATGCTTTTGATTCTGATATTGAAATCAAATGGATCAACTCGGAAGAAGTGGACAGCAGTAATGTCAATGAACTGCTTCAGGATGCTGACGGAATTCTGGTTCCAGGCGGATTTGGCGACCGTGGCATTGAAGGGAAAATCCTTGCGATTCAATATGCCCGTGAGAACAAAAGGCCATTCCTTGGCATCTGTCTTGGGATGCAGCTGGCTTCGATTGAATTTGCAAGAAATGTACTGGGTCTTGAAGGGGCACACTCAGCAGAAATTGCTCCTGAAACACCGCATCCAATTATCGACCTTCTGCCTGAGCAAAAGGATATTGAGGATTTAGGCGGAACTCTAAGACTTGGATTGCAAGCTTGTAAATTGAATGAAGAGACAAAAGCCTTTGAGGCATACCAGGACGAAGTGGTATATGAGCGTCATCGCCATCGCTATGAGTTCAATAACCACTACCGCCAGGATATGGAGAAAGCGGGCTTTGTCTTCTCTGGTACAAGCCCGGATGGCCGCTTAGTGGAAATCATCGAAGTGAAGGATCACCCTTGGTTCGTTGCTTCCCAGTTCCATCCTGAATTTATCTCAAGACCAACTCGCCCTCAGCCATTATTCCGTGAATTTGTGGGGGCTTCATTGAAATTTAGCGAGAAATTATAA